A genome region from Defluviimonas aquaemixtae includes the following:
- a CDS encoding 8-oxoguanine deaminase — MTETLIRNALRIVTMDEERNELPDADVLIRDGVVALVGQGLSAPGAEVVDANGCVVTPGLVNTHHHLYQTLTRSVPGGQDALLFGWLRTLYPIWARFGPEEMRVSALAGLAELALSGCTLTSDHLYLFPNGARLDDTIDAAREIGLRFHPTRGAMSIGESAGGLPPDSLVEPEVTILTDMERVVDAFHDPADGAMLRVGLAPCSPFSVSRELMRDAALLARDKGVMLHTHLAENDEDVAYSEAQFGCRPGQYAEELGWTGDDVWHAHCVKLDRSEIELFARSRTGVAHCPCSNCRLGSGIAPVRAMRDAGVKVGLGVDGSASNDAGNLVAEARQAMLLQRVANGADAMGAREALEIATLGGARVLGRGDCGVLAPDKRADIAIWDASGIEAAGAWDPVAALVLCGPTRVRDLFVEGRRIVAGGHVATLDLPRVIEDQNRLARRLAD, encoded by the coding sequence ATGACCGAAACTCTCATCCGCAATGCGCTTCGAATCGTCACCATGGACGAGGAACGGAACGAACTGCCGGACGCAGACGTCCTGATACGGGACGGCGTCGTCGCGTTGGTCGGGCAGGGGCTGTCGGCTCCCGGCGCCGAGGTCGTGGATGCAAACGGCTGCGTCGTGACGCCAGGGCTCGTAAACACGCACCATCATCTCTACCAGACGCTCACGCGGTCGGTGCCGGGCGGGCAGGACGCGCTTCTGTTCGGCTGGCTCCGGACGCTCTACCCGATCTGGGCGCGCTTCGGGCCGGAGGAGATGCGTGTCTCGGCGCTCGCGGGGCTCGCCGAACTGGCGCTGTCGGGCTGCACGCTCACTTCCGATCACCTCTACCTCTTCCCGAACGGCGCGCGGCTCGACGACACGATCGACGCCGCGCGAGAGATCGGGCTGAGGTTCCACCCGACGCGCGGTGCGATGTCGATCGGCGAAAGCGCGGGCGGCCTGCCGCCCGACAGCCTCGTCGAGCCGGAGGTGACGATCCTGACCGACATGGAACGCGTTGTCGACGCCTTCCATGACCCGGCCGACGGCGCAATGTTGCGGGTCGGCCTCGCGCCGTGTTCGCCCTTCTCGGTCAGCCGGGAACTGATGCGCGACGCGGCACTCCTCGCCCGCGACAAGGGCGTGATGCTGCACACGCATCTCGCCGAGAACGACGAGGACGTCGCCTATTCCGAAGCCCAGTTCGGCTGCCGGCCGGGGCAATATGCCGAGGAACTCGGCTGGACCGGCGACGATGTCTGGCACGCGCATTGCGTCAAGCTCGACCGGTCGGAGATAGAGCTCTTCGCACGCAGCCGAACAGGCGTCGCGCATTGCCCATGCTCGAATTGCCGGCTGGGGTCGGGAATCGCGCCAGTTCGCGCGATGCGCGACGCAGGCGTGAAGGTCGGGCTCGGCGTCGACGGCTCGGCGTCGAATGACGCCGGTAACCTCGTGGCCGAGGCGCGCCAGGCCATGCTTCTGCAACGAGTGGCGAACGGCGCCGACGCGATGGGCGCACGCGAGGCGCTCGAGATCGCGACGCTCGGCGGTGCGCGGGTTCTCGGGCGCGGGGACTGCGGAGTGCTCGCGCCGGACAAGCGCGCGGATATCGCCATCTGGGACGCCTCGGGCATCGAGGCGGCCGGCGCCTGGGACCCGGTCGCCGCGCTCGTGCTCTGTGGTCCGACGCGGGTGCGCGATCTGTTCGTCGAGGGGCGTCGGATCGTTGCGGGCGGACATGTCGCGACGCTCGACCTGCCACGCGTTATCGAGGATCAGAATCGGCTCGCCCGGCGGCTAGCTGATTAG
- the hisN gene encoding histidinol-phosphatase, with amino-acid sequence MTSVTEIERAAIVATAHALADAAREATLGHFRSDGLLADSKEDGRFDPVTEADRAAEARMREILAERRPDDGILGEEFGAVSGRSGLTWVIDPIDGTRGYLSGTPTWGVLIAVSNADGPVYGLIDQPYIGERFEGGLGRSELSGPQGRRALRTRPARPLGEATLFTTFPEVGSESEGRAFRRVADRVRLTRYGMDCYAYALIAAGQVDLVIEAGLKPYDIQAPIAVIEAAGGRVTDWHGKPVHQGGRVLAAANPEVHEAAMALLNG; translated from the coding sequence ATGACATCAGTAACCGAGATCGAACGCGCTGCGATCGTCGCGACTGCCCATGCACTTGCCGATGCCGCCCGCGAGGCGACGCTCGGACATTTCCGATCCGACGGCCTTCTTGCCGACAGCAAGGAAGATGGGCGCTTCGATCCGGTGACGGAGGCCGACCGCGCGGCCGAGGCGCGGATGCGCGAAATCCTCGCCGAACGCCGGCCTGACGACGGCATCCTCGGCGAGGAATTCGGTGCGGTCTCGGGCCGATCAGGTTTGACATGGGTCATCGATCCGATCGACGGCACGCGCGGCTATCTCTCCGGAACGCCGACCTGGGGCGTGTTGATCGCGGTCTCGAACGCGGACGGGCCGGTCTATGGTCTGATTGACCAGCCCTATATCGGCGAACGCTTCGAGGGAGGCCTTGGGCGCTCCGAACTTTCCGGCCCGCAGGGGCGGCGGGCCCTGCGCACACGCCCCGCCCGGCCGCTCGGCGAGGCGACGCTGTTCACGACCTTTCCCGAAGTAGGCTCCGAATCCGAGGGCCGAGCCTTCCGGCGTGTCGCTGACCGGGTACGGCTCACGCGGTACGGCATGGACTGCTACGCCTATGCGCTGATCGCCGCCGGGCAGGTCGATCTGGTGATCGAGGCCGGTCTCAAGCCATACGACATCCAAGCTCCGATCGCAGTGATAGAGGCGGCGGGAGGCCGCGTCACCGACTGGCACGGAAAGCCCGTTCATCAGGGCGGACGGGTGCTGGCCGCCGCCAACCCCGAAGTGCACGAAGCGGCGATGGCGCTTCTGAACGGCTGA
- a CDS encoding Bax inhibitor-1/YccA family protein, whose amino-acid sequence MAEFDTVRTAQVGARTVAIDEGLRAHMNKVYGLMSVGMLLTALAAWAISGLAVTTDPTTAAAQIGTDKYLTSFGAAIYLSPLKWVVMFAPLAFVFGFSAMIGRMSAATAQLVFYTFAVTMGVSISSIFLVFTGYSIVQTFLVTAVAFAGLSIWGYTTKRDISGWGSFLIMGVIGLIVASIVNIFLGSPAVMFAISALGVLIFAGLTAYDTQNIKNTYLAHAQHGDTEWLGKAAIMGALNLYLDFINMFMFLLQFLGNRE is encoded by the coding sequence ATGGCTGAATTTGATACGGTCCGCACTGCCCAAGTCGGCGCCCGCACGGTAGCGATCGACGAAGGGCTGCGGGCCCACATGAACAAGGTCTACGGCCTCATGTCCGTAGGCATGCTGCTGACCGCTCTTGCGGCATGGGCGATCTCGGGCCTCGCGGTCACGACGGACCCGACGACCGCCGCGGCGCAGATTGGCACGGACAAGTACCTAACGAGCTTCGGCGCGGCGATCTACCTGTCGCCGTTGAAATGGGTCGTCATGTTCGCGCCCCTGGCCTTCGTCTTCGGCTTCAGCGCGATGATCGGCCGCATGTCGGCCGCCACGGCGCAGCTCGTGTTCTACACCTTTGCCGTGACGATGGGCGTGTCGATCAGTTCTATCTTCCTGGTCTTCACCGGATACTCGATCGTCCAGACCTTCCTCGTGACCGCAGTGGCCTTCGCGGGCCTGTCAATCTGGGGCTACACCACGAAGCGCGATATCTCGGGCTGGGGGTCGTTCCTGATCATGGGCGTCATCGGGCTTATCGTCGCCTCGATCGTCAACATCTTCCTCGGCTCGCCCGCGGTCATGTTCGCGATCTCGGCGCTTGGTGTCCTGATCTTCGCGGGACTCACCGCCTATGACACGCAGAACATCAAGAACACCTATCTCGCCCACGCCCAGCATGGCGATACCGAATGGCTCGGGAAGGCGGCGATCATGGGAGCGCTGAACCTCTATCTCGACTTCATCAACATGTTCATGTTCCTGCTGCAGTTCCTCGGCAATCGCGAGTGA
- a CDS encoding DUF1127 domain-containing protein, whose protein sequence is MAYTVSHSLPRPRRTGLVARFRDMVEIRRQRRALLDLNAHLLKDIGLSAQEAQEESERPVWDVPDHWRR, encoded by the coding sequence ATGGCATACACGGTTTCGCATTCCCTGCCCCGCCCCCGTCGGACCGGCCTTGTGGCCCGCTTCCGCGATATGGTCGAGATTCGGCGCCAGAGACGCGCGCTTCTCGACCTCAACGCCCACCTCCTGAAGGACATCGGTCTTTCAGCACAAGAAGCCCAGGAAGAGAGCGAACGTCCCGTCTGGGACGTGCCTGATCACTGGCGCCGCTGA
- the guaD gene encoding guanine deaminase — MADLLIGQTLRFTGDPLTEGLAVAQHSSRGGVLIEGGRIAEVGEADALRAAYPAAQVTDYGAALISAGFIDAHAHYPQTAMIASWGKRLIDWLNAYTFPEEMKFSDPAYAAAIAARYFDLTQSYGTTTVCSYCTIHPESVDAFFGEAQRRGVRAFAGKTCMDRNAPGALTDTPQSAYDDSRALLEKWHGRDRLSYVVTPRFSPTSTPDQLEAMGALWREHPECLMQTHLSEQTDEIAWVKTLFPDARDYLDTYEAHGLLGPGAAFGHAIYLESREIDRLREVDASLIHCPTSNTFIGSGLFDTGGLAASGHRIGLATDTGGGSSFSMLRTMAAAYEVAQLRGRALHPAELWWLATAGSARALRAGDRIGNLAPGLEADIAVIDLASTPAIAQRSARATDIWEALFPTIMMGDDRAVAAVWIGGRPI, encoded by the coding sequence ATGGCGGATCTGCTGATCGGACAGACGTTGCGCTTCACGGGAGATCCCCTGACCGAGGGGCTTGCGGTGGCGCAGCACAGCAGCCGCGGCGGCGTGCTGATCGAGGGCGGCCGGATCGCCGAAGTGGGCGAAGCCGACGCGCTGCGAGCGGCGTACCCGGCGGCTCAGGTGACCGACTACGGCGCCGCGCTGATCTCGGCGGGCTTCATCGACGCCCATGCCCATTATCCTCAGACCGCGATGATCGCGAGCTGGGGCAAGCGGCTCATCGATTGGCTGAACGCCTACACCTTCCCCGAAGAGATGAAATTCTCTGATCCCGCCTATGCGGCCGCGATCGCGGCGCGCTATTTCGACCTGACGCAGTCGTACGGCACGACCACGGTGTGTAGCTACTGCACGATCCATCCCGAAAGCGTCGACGCGTTCTTCGGCGAAGCGCAGCGCCGGGGAGTGCGCGCATTCGCAGGCAAGACCTGCATGGACCGGAACGCACCCGGCGCCCTGACGGACACGCCGCAATCCGCCTACGACGACAGCAGAGCGCTCCTGGAGAAGTGGCACGGGCGGGACCGCCTTTCCTATGTCGTGACGCCGCGCTTTTCACCCACTTCGACGCCCGATCAACTGGAGGCGATGGGGGCGCTTTGGCGCGAACATCCCGAGTGTCTGATGCAGACCCACCTGTCCGAGCAGACCGACGAGATTGCGTGGGTGAAGACGCTCTTCCCTGACGCGCGCGACTATCTCGACACCTACGAGGCGCACGGCCTTCTCGGCCCCGGCGCGGCCTTCGGCCATGCGATTTATCTGGAATCGCGCGAAATCGACCGGCTGAGGGAGGTTGATGCGAGCCTCATCCACTGTCCGACATCAAACACCTTCATTGGGTCGGGGCTCTTCGACACGGGCGGACTCGCGGCGTCCGGCCACCGAATCGGGCTCGCGACCGACACGGGCGGCGGGTCGAGCTTCTCGATGCTGCGCACGATGGCGGCGGCCTATGAGGTCGCGCAGCTGCGCGGCCGGGCGCTCCATCCCGCCGAGCTCTGGTGGCTGGCGACCGCGGGCTCGGCCCGGGCGCTCAGGGCTGGCGACCGGATCGGCAATCTCGCGCCCGGACTGGAGGCGGATATCGCTGTCATAGACCTGGCGTCCACCCCCGCCATCGCTCAACGCAGCGCCCGCGCGACCGACATCTGGGAGGCGCTCTTCCCCACCATCATGATGGGCGACGACCGCGCCGTCGCAGCGGTCTGGATCGGCGGCCGCCCCATCTGA
- a CDS encoding NADPH:quinone oxidoreductase family protein, translated as MKAFGITEYGGAPHLRDVAVPEPGPGELRVRIAACGLNFADLLMAEGRYQERPDPPVTLGMEPAGVVDALGPGVEGPAPGTRVAVFASGGGLAEFGCFPARRCVVLPDAMSFEDAAAFPIAYGTSHVALDRRARLRPEETLLVLGAGGGVGLTAVEIGKRMGARVIACARGTAKLNAARAAGADHLIDSDAADLKAEVKALGGADVVYDPVGGDLFDAAFRATNPEARILVIGFAGGRVQQIPANHLLVKNVNVLGLYWGGYLAFRPDVVAESLATLLGWYVEGGLRPHISYRQPLARAGEALELLRARKSTGKVVVLADGTE; from the coding sequence ATGAAAGCGTTCGGTATCACGGAGTACGGCGGAGCACCGCATCTGAGGGACGTGGCCGTGCCTGAACCGGGACCCGGAGAGCTTCGCGTACGCATCGCGGCCTGCGGGCTCAACTTCGCTGATCTGCTGATGGCCGAGGGGCGGTATCAGGAACGGCCCGATCCTCCGGTGACGCTGGGAATGGAGCCTGCGGGCGTGGTTGATGCGCTCGGCCCCGGAGTCGAGGGGCCCGCCCCCGGCACGCGTGTCGCCGTCTTTGCAAGTGGCGGCGGGTTGGCGGAATTTGGCTGCTTTCCGGCAAGACGCTGCGTCGTCCTGCCGGACGCCATGTCCTTCGAGGATGCCGCCGCCTTCCCCATCGCTTACGGAACGAGCCATGTCGCGCTCGACCGCCGGGCGCGGCTGCGACCGGAGGAGACGCTGCTGGTCCTCGGCGCGGGCGGCGGGGTCGGACTGACCGCCGTCGAGATCGGAAAGCGCATGGGTGCGCGCGTCATTGCCTGCGCCCGCGGAACGGCGAAGCTGAACGCCGCACGCGCCGCGGGGGCTGATCACCTGATCGACAGCGACGCTGCCGACCTCAAGGCCGAGGTCAAGGCGCTTGGGGGTGCGGACGTCGTCTACGATCCCGTGGGCGGGGACCTGTTCGACGCGGCCTTTCGCGCCACCAATCCCGAGGCGCGGATCCTCGTCATCGGGTTTGCCGGCGGACGGGTGCAGCAGATCCCCGCAAACCACCTTCTGGTCAAGAACGTAAACGTTCTTGGACTTTACTGGGGCGGCTATCTCGCCTTCCGGCCGGACGTCGTTGCGGAAAGTCTTGCCACGCTACTTGGCTGGTACGTTGAAGGCGGGCTTCGACCCCATATCTCCTACCGTCAGCCGCTCGCACGCGCCGGCGAGGCGCTTGAACTCCTCCGCGCGCGGAAATCGACCGGCAAGGTCGTTGTCTTGGCAGATGGCACGGAATAG
- a CDS encoding helix-turn-helix domain-containing protein: MKHPVDVHVGKRVRHRRWMVGMTQQQLADKVGIKFQQIQKYETGMNRISASRLWDISDALGVPISFFFEGLDARSHVVEEIDGDILADKEALMLVRSYYAIPEAQRRRLFDLAKVLSDAA, encoded by the coding sequence ATGAAGCACCCTGTTGACGTACATGTAGGCAAACGAGTTCGGCATCGGCGCTGGATGGTGGGGATGACCCAGCAGCAGCTTGCCGACAAGGTCGGGATCAAGTTTCAACAGATCCAAAAGTACGAAACCGGCATGAACCGGATTTCGGCCTCGCGGCTGTGGGACATCTCGGACGCGTTGGGCGTGCCGATCAGCTTCTTCTTCGAAGGCCTCGACGCGCGCAGCCATGTCGTGGAAGAGATCGATGGCGACATCCTCGCCGACAAGGAAGCGCTGATGCTCGTGCGGTCGTACTACGCGATCCCCGAGGCGCAGCGTCGCCGGCTCTTCGACCTCGCCAAGGTGCTGTCGGACGCGGCCTGA
- a CDS encoding LysR family transcriptional regulator, with protein sequence MPRNLDLTALRALVAVTDAGGVTRAAGLLNLTQSAVSMQIKRLEESLDKELFARAQKRLTPTVEGELLLHYARRMLQLNDEALTRLTDSGCGGDIRLGVPHDIVYPAIPQVLQRIAAVYPCMRVNLVACFTPLLKEEFAKGEYDLILTTEEAPSDGGEILAERPLVWVGANGGTAWRKQPLRLGFEDSCRFRPVAIAALDRAEIPWEMGFSGRSLDSIQSMILADLAISARMRGLLPEGMDEIGSNGVLPDLGTMRICLYDAGIEKGEAIDRLKEEIVSAYSVPSAKTTTLPVDFRARRSSSASPARASG encoded by the coding sequence ATGCCTAGAAATCTCGATCTGACCGCTCTGCGGGCGCTCGTCGCCGTGACCGATGCGGGCGGTGTGACGCGCGCTGCGGGCCTTTTGAACCTTACTCAGTCTGCCGTGTCGATGCAGATCAAACGGCTCGAGGAAAGCTTGGACAAAGAGCTTTTCGCGCGCGCGCAAAAGCGGCTGACGCCAACCGTGGAGGGGGAACTGCTTCTCCACTACGCGCGGCGTATGCTGCAACTTAATGACGAGGCACTTACCCGGCTGACCGATTCCGGCTGCGGCGGCGATATCCGGCTCGGCGTGCCGCACGATATCGTCTATCCGGCCATTCCGCAGGTCTTGCAGCGCATCGCCGCCGTCTATCCGTGCATGCGGGTCAACCTCGTGGCGTGTTTCACTCCGCTTCTGAAGGAAGAGTTCGCGAAGGGCGAATATGACCTGATCCTGACCACGGAAGAGGCGCCGAGCGACGGTGGCGAGATCCTCGCGGAGCGCCCGCTTGTCTGGGTGGGCGCAAACGGAGGAACGGCCTGGCGCAAGCAGCCGCTGCGGCTCGGCTTTGAGGATTCTTGCCGCTTCCGTCCGGTTGCGATCGCCGCACTCGATCGGGCGGAAATTCCTTGGGAGATGGGGTTCTCGGGCCGATCGCTCGATTCGATCCAGTCGATGATATTGGCCGATCTGGCGATTTCGGCGCGGATGCGCGGCCTGCTTCCGGAAGGGATGGATGAGATCGGTTCAAATGGCGTGCTGCCCGATCTCGGGACGATGCGCATCTGCCTCTACGATGCGGGCATCGAGAAGGGTGAGGCGATCGACCGGCTCAAGGAAGAGATCGTCTCGGCCTATTCCGTGCCATCTGCCAAGACAACGACCTTGCCGGTCGATTTCCGCGCGCGGAGGAGTTCAAGCGCCTCGCCGGCGCGTGCGAGCGGCTGA